The genomic window ATCGGCCCTTCGCCGACTGAGATGACCGATATGCTGAAGGTGATCGGCTATAAGAGCCTCGACGGGCTGATCGACGCGACGCTGCCGCCCGCCATCCGCCAGAAGGCGCCGCTCGCCTGGGGCGCACCGATGACCGAGCGCGAGGCGCTCGACAAGCTGCGCGAGACAGCCAACAAGAACAAAGTGCTGGTCTCCCTGATCGGCCAAGGTTACTACGGCACGATCACGCCGCCTGTGATCCAGCGCAACATCCTGGAAAACCCCGCCTGGTATACGGCCTATACGCCGTATCAGCCGGAGATCAGCCAGGGCCGTCTCGAGGCGCTGCTGAACTACCAGACGATGATCTGTGACCTCACGGGACTCGACGTCGCCAACGCCTCACTGCTCGACGAGGCGACCGCCGCCGCCGAAGGCATGGCGATCGCCGAGCGCGTCGCCAAGTCGAAGGCCAAGGCCTTCTTCGTTGATGCCGACTGCCATCCGCAGAGCATCGCCCTCATCCGCACCCGCGCCGAGCCCCTCGGCTGGAGCGTCATCGTCGGCAATCCCTTTACCGATCTCGATCCGGTCGACGTCTTCGGCGCGATCTTCCAGTATCCCGGTACGCACGGTCACGTGCATGATTTCACCGGCCTGATCGCGCGCCTGCACCAGGCCGGCGCCATATCGGTCGTCGCCGCCGACATCCTGGCGCTGACGCTGCTGAAGTCACCGGGCGAAATGGGCGCCGATATCGCCATCGGCTCGTCGCAGCGTTTCGGCGTTCCCGTTGGCTACGGCGGCCCGCACGCGGCCTATATGGCTGTCAAGGACGCCTACAAGCGCTCCATGCCCGGGCGCCTCGTCGGCGTTTCCGTCGATGCCCGCGGCAACCGCGCCTACCGCCTGTCGCTGCAGACGCGCGAACAGCACATCCGCCGCGAAAAGGCGACGTCGAACATCTGCACCGCCCAGGTGCTGCTCGCCGTCATGGCCTCGATGTATGCCGTCTTCCATGGCCCGAACGGCATCAAGGCAATTGCCCAGCAGGTCCACCAGAAAGCCGTGCTAATGGCCAAGGGCCTGGAAAAGCTTGGCTATAAGGTTGAACCGGAGAGCTTCTTCGACACGATCACCGTCGATGTCGGCCATATGCAGGGTCTCATCCTGCGCGCCGCCGTCGCCGAAGGCGTCAATCTGCGCAAGGTCGGCGAAACGAAGATCAGCATGTCGCTCGATGAGCGCACGCGCCCCGCAACGCTGGAAGCCGTCTGGCGCGCCTTCGGCGGCAATTTCGCCGTCGCCAACTTCGAGCCGTCCTATCGGTTGCCGAAGGGTCTCCTGCGCACCAGCGACTACCTCTCGCATCCGATCTTCCACATGAACCGCGCCGAAAGCGAGATGACGCGGTACATCCGCCGGCTCTCCGACCGCGATCTCGCGCTCGACCGCTCGATGATTCCGCTCGGCTCCTGCACGATGAAGCTCAATGCGACGGCGGAAATGCTGCCGATCACATGGCCGGAATTTTCGGATATCCATCCCTTCGTACCATCAGACCAGGCGCTCGGTTATCGCGAGATGATCGACGATCTGACGGCGAAGCTCTGCGCCGTCACCGGCTATGATGCTTTCTCCATGCAGCCGAATTCCGGCGCGCAGGGTGAATATGCAGGCCTGCTGACGATCCGCAATTACCACATTGCGAACGGCCAGGGTCACCGCGACGTTTGCCTGATCCCGACCTCGGCGCACGGCACCAATCCGGCTTCGGCCCAGATGGTCGGCATGAAGGTCGTGGTCGTGAAGGTGCGCGAGAATGGCGACATCGATCTCGACGATTTCCGCGCCAAGACTGAGGAGCATGCGGCAAACCTCTCCTGCTGCATGATCACCTACCCCTCAACACACGGCGTGTTCGAGGAAACCGTCAAGGAAATCTGCGATCTCGTCCATGCCAATGGTGGACAGGTCTATCTTGACGGCGCCAACATGAACGCCATGGTGGGCCTGTCCCGCCCCGGTGACATCGGCTCCGACGTTTCCCACCTCAACCTGCACAAGACCTTCTGCATTCCGCATGGCGGCGGCGGCCCCGGCATGGGCCCGATCGGCGTCAAGGCGCATCTGGCGCCCCACTTGCCCGGCCATCCCGAGACGGACGGCCGTCCGGGCGCGGTGTCAGCCGCCGCCTTCGGCTCGGCTTCGATCCTGCCGATCTCCTGGAGCTACTGCCTGATGATGGGCGGCGAAGGCCTGACGCAGGCGACCAAGGTGGCGATCCTCAATGCCAACTATATCGCCGCCCGGCTGAAGGGCGCCTATGACGTGCTCTATAAGTCGAAGACCGGCCGTGTGGCGCATGAATGCATCATCGACACGCGCCCGCTGGTCGACAGCGCCGGCGTCACCGTCGACGACGTCGCCAAGCGGCTGATCGACTGCGGTTTCCACGCGCCGACCATGAGCTGGCCGGTCGCCGGCACGCTGATGATCGAGCCGACGGAGAGCGAGACCAAGGCGGAACTCGATCGTTTCTGCGATGCGATGCTGGCGATCCGCGAAGAAGCCCGCGCCATCGAAGAGGGCCGCATGGACAAGCTCGACAATCCGCTGAAGAACGCACCGCACACGGTGGAAGACCTCGTCGGCGAATGGAACCGGCCCTACAGCCGGGAGCAGGCCTGCTTCCCGCCCGGTGCCTTCCGCGTTGACAAATACTGGTCCCCGGTCAACCGCGTCGACAACGTCTACGGCGACCGCAACCTCATCTGCACCTGCCCGCCGGTCGAAAGCTATGCGGAGGCCGCGGAGTAACATTCGGCTCGGCTTTTGACAAACCTCGTCTTTACTCCCGCGTCACTCTCGCCCTTGAGTCAGGGCTGTCCGGTTCGCGACTAGTGCCCTGCAGGAGCCAGCGAGGAACGGAAACGATGCGTCATATTCTCTTCTCCCCATCGGGGAGAAGAGGGAATCGCAAAGCTGCGGCATATGTCCCTTGGCCCGCGAGCGGGGCCTGACGGACACGACAATCCCCGTTTCAGGGCGTTGGATTCAAATTTAACCTTTCTTAGCAAGTCTCTGTTAGCAATTCAGAATAGGCGGTCTCCATTCAGCATGGATGTTGCCATCGATCTTTGTTTTGCGTGCAGGTTCTCATGCGTCCATCGGCTGTGCCAGCAATTCTCCTCGCCGCCCTGATTCTGTCGGGATGCTCCACAAGCTCCGGCGCCGAAGATGTGCTCACCCCTGTAGCGTCGTCGGAAACCACCAATGCCATCAGCAAGCCGAACGGCCCGATACCAGCGGCAGCCGTGGGCGGGCCTGCGCCGCAGGCAAGCCCGCCGCAGCAGGCGCCGAGCTGGACAGGGCCGGTTCCGGAGCCGCAAGCGCTTGTGCCCGCGGACAGGCCGGTTGGAATGCCGATGCCGACGGAACGGCCGGTTGCGATGCTGATGCCCGATGCCCCGGATGTCGATCCCGATGCGGACACGAAATCGCCGACACGCTCACGAATCTACAGCCACCGTTTCCGCGATGCAAAGCCGATCAACTTCGGCAGGACTTCACCGAGAAAGCTTGCCGTGCATGGCGTCGACGTGTCGCGCTGGCAGGGCGAGATCGACTGGGAGACGCTGCGAAAGCAGGGTGCGAACTTCGTCTACATCAAGGCGACCGACGGCGGTGACCACCTCGACCCGATGTTCAAGAAGAACTGGGGCCGCGCCAAGGAAGCCGGCATGAAGCACGGCGCCTATCACTTCTTCTACTGGTGCCGGACCGCCGGCGAACAGGCCGATTGGTTCATTCGCAATGTTCCCAAGGAAGCCAACGCGCTTCCGCCCGTCATCGACGTCGAATGGAACGGCGAATCGAGCTGCAAGCAAAGGATCTCCCGCGCACGCGTTCTCGAGAAGATGCAGGTATTCCTGGACAAGGTGGAGCGCCATTACGGCCAACGCCCGATCATCTACACCGCTCCGGATTTCTACCGCGACAATCTGAAGGGCGAACTGCTCAATTATCCCTTCTGGCTGCGCTCGGTCGCTGCCCACCCTTCCAAGGTCTATCCGGGCCGCAAATGGCTCTTCTGGCAGTATTCCGGCTCCGGCCTCTCCGACGGCGTCGACGGCAAGATCGATCTCAATGTGTTCAACGGCAATGAAAGCGACTGGCACGACTGGGTGGCCACGCGATAGCGAAAGCGGCCCCACCGATCCTGTTCCGTGCCAAGCCGATACAGGCGCAGCAGTAAAAGGCGCAGCCTGTAGGCCTTTGCTAACGCAACGGCTTCAGCATTCCCTAAGCCCTTGCATGTACAAGAATTTCGTCCAGTTCAGGGAAAACGGCTGATGAGTATATCGGGCATTACCAGCACGGCGCTTTCGGGAATGCGAGCACAGAGCACGCGGATCGGTGCGATTGCCAATAACGTCGCAAACATCAGCACGCCAGGCTATGCGAGGCTGAACACCAGCCTCACATCAACAGAGCCGACCGGCGTTCAGGCCATCGTCGAGCCGACGGCATCGGATGTCGATCCCACCACCGAGCTGACCGACATGACAGAAGCCGAGCAGAGCTATCAGGCGAACGCCGCAGTCTTCGAGACCGGCGCCGATATGTGGGAAATGCTCATGAGCATCAAGCGCGACTGAGCACCCTTCGGCAGGTTGTTGTACCGATATGTGTAGCTCAGGCGGAGTGTCCCCCGCCAACTCATGATCTAGGAATGTACCGGCTCGCTTTGGCGCTGTGCGGCAAGGGCCGCGAGATCGGCGGGTTTCAGCTCGACCGATTCGCCGCAACCGCAAGCCGATGTCTGGTTCGGATTGGTAAAGGTGAAGCCGGAGCGCAGTGTCGTCTGCTCGAAACCCATTTCGGTTCCAAGCAGATAGAGCACGGCTGAGGGTTCGACCCAGACTTTCGCGCCGTCGCGCTCGATCAGATCGTCCTTGGCATTGGGCTCGGTCACCAGGTCGATGGTATATTCCATCCCGGCGCAACCGCCCTTCTTGATGCCGACGCGCACACCCTTGGCTCCAGGCCCCGAATTCTCGACGATCGCCTTGACGCGCGCCGCAGCGCCGTCCGTCATGCTCATCACTGCAAAGCCCATCGGCTCATTCTCCTTCCGCAACCGGGGTCAAGATCCGGCGCTTCGTGATTCAAAATGTAGTCTTCCGAGGTAAACGGATCAATACCGGCTCCCTCAATACCAGCCGACGGCGACCTGCGCTTCTTCGGACATGCGGTCCGGCGTCCATGGCGGATCGAAGGTCATGGCAACCTCGACGCCCGATACGCCTTCGACGGCACCGACTGCGTTTTCGACCCAGCCGGGCATCTCGCCGGCGACCGGGCAGCCGGGCGCGGTCAATGTCATCATGATCTTCACCATCCGGTCGTCTTCGATGTCGATCTTGTAGACCAGACCCAGCTCGAAGATGTCGGCCGGAATTTCCGGATCGTAGACGGTTTTCAACGCGCTGATGACGTCGTCGCTGAGCCGCGCCAGCTCATCGGCCGGGATGCTGGAATGCACGATGCCTTCGCGCACGTCGATCTTTTGTTCGCTGTCGTCCAGGCTCATCACGGACACTCCTCAAGCAAAGAACTTGCGCGCATATTCAAGCGCATCGGCCAGGGCATCCACCTCGGCGCGGGTATTATACATCCCGAAGGATGCACGGCATGTGGATGTCACGCCGAAGCGTTTCAAGAGCGGCATGGCGCAATGCGTGCCGGCGCGCACCGCAACACCCTGCCGGTCGATCACCATCGAGACGTCGTGGGCATGGATGCCGGCGAGTTCGAAGGAGAAGATGCTCCCTTTGTCGGGCGCCGTCCCGAACATCCGCAGCGAATTGACCGATCTGAGACGCTCGGCTGCATAGGCAGCCAGATCGGCCTCATGGCGGGCGATCGCCTCACGGCCGATCTTTTCCATATAGTCGAGGGCGTAACCAAGCCCGATCGCCTGCACGATCGGCGGCGTGCCGGCCTCGAAGCGATGCGGTGGATCATTATAGGTGACAACATCTTCGGCGACTTCGAAGATCATCTCGCCGCCACCCTGGAACGGGCGCATCTCCTGCAGCCGCTCCTTCTTGCCGTAAAGCACGCCGATGCCCGACGGGCCGTAGAGCTTGTGGCCGGTCATCACATACCAGTCGCAATCGATGTCCTGCACGTCGACGGGCAGGTGTACTGCACCCTGGCTGCCGTCGATCAGAACCGGAATGCCGCGTTCACGAGCGATGCGGCAGACTTCCTTGACGGGAACGATCGTGCCGAGCGCATTCGACATATGGGTGATGGCGACGAGCTTGGTGCGCTCCGTCAGGCTCTTCTCGAAATCCTCGACATGGAAAGCACCTTCGTCATCGACCGGTACCCAGACGAGCTTCGCGCCCTGCCGCTCGCGGATGAAGTGCCAAGGCACGATGTTGGAGTGGTGCTCCATGATCGTCAGAACGACCTCGTCGCCCTCGCCGATCTTAGGCATGCCCCAGCCATAGGCGACCGTGTTGATCGCTTCCGTCGAATTCTTGGTGAAGACGATGTCGTTCACAGAAGGAGCATTGAGAAAGCGGCGAACCTTCTCGCGCGCCGCCTCGTATGCGTCCGTCGCGGCATTGGACAGATAGTGCAGGCCGCGATGCACATTGGCGTATTCGTGGCTATAGGCATGCGAGATGGCGTCGATCACCACCTGCGGCTTTTGAGCTGATGCGCCGTTGTCGAGATAGACCAGCGGCTTGCCATACACCTTCTCGCCGAGGATTGGAAAATCCCGGCGGATGGCTTCGACGTCGTATTGCGTGGCCGCTGTTGTCTTGTCCATCGACATATCCGATCAGGCGTGCTTTTCGAGCCAGGCCGAGATCACGCCTTCCAGCGCTTCGACCAGGGCCTCGTCTTCCAGTTCCTCGACGATTTCGGCGACGAAGGCGTTGACGAGCATCGCCCGCGCCTTGTTCTCCGGAATGCCGCGCGCCATCATGTAATAGAGATGATTGGCGTCGATATCGGTCACCGTCGCACCGTGGCCGCACTGGACGTCGTCGGCGAAGATCTCGAGCTCGGGCTTGACCGAGAACTCGGCATCATCAGACATCAGCAGTGTGTTGCAGGCCATCTTGGCGTCGGTCTTCTGCGCATCGGGCGCGACCCGGATCATGCCTTGGAAAACGCCCTTGGCACGGTCGAAGACGACGTTGCGGATCACTTCGGTCGAACCGGTATGCGGCACGTCGTGGCCGAGCACCATCGTCACGTCGGTATGGCTTTCGGCACCAAGCAGGTTGATGCCGCGCAGCGTGAGATCCGCGCCCTCGCCCGTCACCTTGATATGCAGCTCCTGGCGCACCATCTTGCCGCCGGCATTGATGACGAACAGACGAAGCTTGGCATCGGCCCCGAGATCGACGCGGATCTGGCCGAGATGCGTATCCTCGGCGCCCTGCTGCTGCAGGATGATCCAGGTCAACTCCGTACCCTCGCCGACTGTGATGTCACTGACATGAGACACGAAAGCGGCATCGCCAGTCACCGCGCGGTGACGTTCAATGACGGTCGCCTTGACGCCGGGGCCGAAGGAGACGGGAAGGCGCGTATGTATCTGGCCGCCGGCATGGATGAACTGGATTTCGAGCGGCTCTTCGAGCACGGTTTCGGCAGGCACGTCCACAACATAGCCGTCGCGCACGAAGCTGCCGTTGATACGGCCGATCGCGTCATCGGAACCGAGTGCATCCAGGCCGTCCGCGGTCGAGCCGTTGATCAGATGTTCGGAATAGGCCGAAATACCGAGGCCGTCGGCGGCAGCCTTCTGGCTGGAATGGCCCTGGATCACCGCCAGCACCGAGGAGCCCGTAACGAGCGGCTCCAAAGCCTCCGAGCCGGCGTCACCCGCCTGCGGTGGGACGGTGCGCAGGAGATTCTTGAGGTCGGTATAATGCCAGGCCTCGATGCGCCGCGTCGGCAGGCCGGCCTTCTTCAGGTCGTCGAGAAGGCGATCGCGTAGCGCCGTCACGGCGCCATTGCCCGGCAGCTCGCCGATCTGCTGGTTGAAGGCCTCGATCAGCGCCGCCTCGGCCGCGGTCAGGCGGCTCGTCGTCTGCATGTTCATGGACATCGTCCTTTCCGCCCGAAACTTAGGCTGCCGCGCCGATGATGTCGGCATAGCCGTTGGCCTCAAGCTCATGCGCCAGCGTCTTGTCGCCCGACTTGATCACCTGGCCCTTGTAGAGCACGTGGACGGTATCAGGCACGATGTAATCAAGCAGGCGCTGGTAGTGGGTGATGACGACCACGGCGCGATCCGGCGAACGCAGCGCGTTGACGCCGTCGGCGACGATCTTCAGCGCGTCAATATCGAGGCCGGAATCGGTTTCGTCGAGCACGCAGAGCTGCGGCTCGAGCAGCGCCATCTGCAGGATTTCGGCGCGCTTCTTCTCGCCGCCGGAGAAGCCGACGTTGAGCGGACGCTTCAGCATTTCGGTATTGATTTGCAGCTTGCCGGCAGCATCCTTGACACGGCGCATGAAGTCCGGCGTCGTCAGCTCGTCTTCGCCGCGCGCCTTGCGCTGCTCGTTCATCGCAACCTTCAGGAACTGCATGGTGGCGACACCCGGAATTTCCACAGGATACTGGAAGGCAAGGAAAATGCCCTTGGCGGCACGCTCGGCCGGATCGAGTTCGAGAATGCTCTCGCCATTATAAAGAATGTCGCCCTCGGTGACCTCGTAGTCGCTGCGGCCGGACAGCACATAGGAGAGCGTCGACTTGCCGGAGCCGTTCGGCCCCATGATCGCGGCAACTTCGCCAGCCTTCACCGTCAGGTTCAGGCCACGGATGATCTCGGTGCCGTCTTCGGCGATGCGGGCATGGAGGTTTCTGATTTCAAGCATTTCGTTTTTCCTATTCATTCAGCGGTTTCAAAAGCCGCTTAATTGACCGTTCGCACCGGTCTCGATCCGTCATCCTCGGGCTTGTCCCGAGGATCTAAGCCGTCAATTGTAATCGCTCCACTCCCGCGTATTCGGATGCGGTCGATAGATATTCTCGATCTCATCGATCCGCTCGTAGAGATCCATCCAAGTCGGATTGAGTTCCTCTACGAGCTTGATTTTCCATTCACGCATATAGCGCTTCAGAGACTTTTCCCGCTGGATCGCCAACACGATATTCGGATGGTGCTCAAACCAGACGAGGTTTTTTGCTCTGTATTTCTGCGTAAAACCCTTCTGGATTTCGTTGCGATGTTCCCAAATGCGTCCGTGTAAATCGCTAGTGACGCCGGTATAGATCACGCCACGTGGCTTGTCGGACATCATGTAGACGAAACCGCTCATCTTCTCCTCTGGCCACGGCAGATCCTCGGGACAAGCCCGAGGATGACGGAGCCGTACTTAACCCACGCTCCCCTCAAGCGAGATGCTGATCAGCTTCTGCGCCTCGACGGCGAATTCCATCGGCAGTTCCTGCAGGACTTCCTTGACGAAGCCGTTGACGATCAGCGCGATCGCCGCTTCGGTGGGGATGCCGCGCTGCAGGCAGTAGAACAGCTGGTCCTCGGAGATCTTCGAGGTCGTCGCTTCGTGCTCGAACTGCGCCGTCGAATTTTTCGCCTCGATGTAGGGCACGGTATGGGCGCCGCACTTGTCGCCGATCAGGAGCGAATCGCACTGCGTGAAGTTGCGGGCGTTCGACGCCTTGCGGTGAGCCGAAACCTGGCCGCGATAGGTGTTGTTGGAAACACCGGCGGCGATGCCCTTGGAGACGATGCGGCTCGACGTGTTCTTGCCGAGATGGATCATCTTGGTGCCGCTGTCGATCTGCTGATGGCCGTTGGAAACCGCGATCGAGTAGAACTCGCCGCGGCTGTCGTCGCCGCGCAGGATGCAGGACGGATATTTCCAGGTGATCGCCGAGCCGGTTTCGACCTGCGTCCACGAGATCTTCGACCGGTTGCCGCGGCAATCGCCGCGCTTGGTGACGAAGTTATAGATGCCGCCCTTGCCTTCCTTGTCGCCCGGATACCAGTTCTGGACGGTGGAATATTTGATCTCGGCATCGTCGAGGGCGACGAGTTCGACCACGGCGGCATGCAGCTGGTTTTCATCGCGTTGCGGTGCGGTGCAGCCTTCGAGATAGGAGACGTAGGCGCCTTCTTCCGCGATGATCAGCGTGCGCTCGAACTGGCCGGTATTCTTCTCATTGATGCGGAAATAGGTGGACAGCTCCATCGGGCAGCGTACGCCCTTGGGCACGAACACAAAGGAACCGTCGGTGAAAACAGCCGAGTTCAGCGTCGCATAATAGTTGTCGCTCGTCGGCACGACGGAGCCGAGGTACTTCCGCACCAGGTCCGGATGCTCGCGGATCGCTTCCGAGATCGACATGAAAATCACGCCGGCCTTCTTCAGCTCCTCCTTGAAGGTGGTGACCACAGAGACGCTGTCGAAGACGGCGTCGACGGCGATCCTCGGCTTCTCGACACCCGCCAGGATCTCTTGCTCCTTCAGCGGAATGCCGAGTTTTTCGTAGACCTTGAGGATCTCGGGATCGACCTCGTCGAGCGATTTCGGACCGGGCGTGCTCTTCGGCGCGGCGTAATAGTGGATGTCGTTAAAGTTGATTTTCGGATAGTTGACGCGCGCCCAGGTCGGCTCTTCCAGCGTCAGCCAGCGCCGATAGGCTTCCAGACGCCATTCCAGCATCCATTCCGGTTCCTGCTTCTTGGCCGAAATGAAGCGGATGATATCCTCGGACAGGCCCTTCGGCGCCTTGTCCATCTCGATGACGGTCTCGAAACCGTATTTGTACTGGTCGACATCGATCAGGCGAACCTGGTCGATTGTTTCCTGCACCGCAGCCATTTCATTCTCCAATCTCGCCGGATACAAGGTCCGGCAGCTTGTAGCGTCTGGGCAATTCACTTGCCCCTCATGTCGGGCAATTGCTTGCCCAGTATGTAAGTGGCCAAAAGGGACTTTTCAGCCCGATTGGCAAGCGGAAATTTGCGTTTCCGCAAGTTTATGATGCGGTCAGGCCGCCTCGCCCGCCGACCTGCGCCGGCAGGCGATCTTGCCGAAAGCCGCGATTGCCCGATCGATGTCCTCGTCCGTTGTGGAAAAGCCGAGCGAGATGCGCAAGGCTCCGAGCTTGGCGTCGCGTCCCATTGCCGCCAGAACATGGCTTTCACCGACCTTGCCGGACGAGCAGGCAGAGCCTGCCGAAAGCGCAACACCTTCGAGATCGAAGGCGATCTGGCCGGTCTCCGCTTTCAGGCAGGGAAGCGTGAAGAAAATGGTATTGGCGACCCTCGGACCGCCGGCCCCGTGGATGATGACATCGGGCGCGACAGCGCGCATGCCGGCTTCCAGCCGATCGCGTAGCGCGCCAATCACAGCGTTACGTTCCCCGAGGTTCTCCAGTGCGGCTTCCGCCGCTGCTCCGAATCCGATCAGCGCCAGCGAATTCTGTGTCCCTGATCGGTGACCTCTCTCCTGCCCGCCGCCGCGGATCAGCGCCTTCGGCATCAGCGCCTCACCACGGGCGATCAGCGCGCCCGCACCCTTCGGCCCACCGATCTTATGGGAGGAGATGATCATGAAATCCGCGCCGACGCGTTCGATCTCGATCGACAGGCGGCCGGCCGCCTGCACGGCATCGATGATGAAGAGACCGCCATGGGCGTGCACGATCCTGGCCGCTTCCTCCACCGGCTGGACGATGCCGGTCTCGTTGTTGACGAGCATGATCGCCACGACGGGAAGGCCCGTCGACTTGTCATGGGCGTCGAGAAGTGCGGCGAGCGCATTCAGGTCGACGATCCCGGCGTCCGTTACCGGAATTTCGGTCGTGCTCTCCCTGGGGAAGCGTCCCCCTTCCCGCACCGCCAAATGCTCGATAGCGGAATAGTAGAGGTGGCCGAGTTTCAGCGGTGTGCGGCCCATGCTGAATTCAGGCGTCAGCACCAGATTGGCAGCTTCCGTCGCACCGCTGGTGAAGACCACATTGGCGGCATCGGTGCCGGCGAGTGCCGCCACCTTGCGCCGCGCGCCTTCGATGGCGGCGCGCGCGGCGCGGCCCTCTCCGTGGACGCTATTTGGATTGCCGAAGATGTCGATCGCGCGCATGATCGCCTCGCGCGCAGCCGGGTGCAGCGGCGCTGTGGCATTCCAGTCGAGATAAAGGCGTGGCGGCGCCATGATCTTCAGTCCTGCGCTTAACGAGCTTGCTTCAGCACCCGCGGTTCATTTTTCTTGAAATTTCCGCCGGGCTTGCCTTATGACACGTTCCACGATGCGTGGATCGCCATGCAAGTTTCGAATTGTTCTAAACTGCGTTTTAGAAAAGCTGACAACATTAGTCAAGTCATGTTGTCGTCCGGCGCAGCGCGAACGCGAAATAAAACCCGGAGTACCAATGCCCGAAGTTATTTTCAACGGCCCTGCCGGTCGTCTTGAAGGCCGCTACCAGCCCTCCAAGGAAAAAAGCGCGCCCATCGCTCTGATTTTGCATCCGCATCCGCAGTTCGGCGGCACGATGAACAATCAGATCGTCTACCAGCTCTTCTACATGTTCCAGAAGCGCGGGTTTACGACGCTGCGCTTCAACTTCCGGGGCATCGGCCGCAGCCAGGGTGAATTCGACCACGGCGCAGGCGAACTCTCGGATGCGGCTTCTGCGCTCGACTGGGTGCAGAGCCTGCATCCCGATTCCAAGACCTGTTGGGTCGCGGGCTATTCCTTCGGCTCGTGGATCGGCATGCAGCTCCTGATGCGCCGGCCGGAGATCGAAGGCTTCATGTCGATCGCCCCGCAGCCGAACACTTACGATTTCTCGTTTCTGGCGCCCTGCCCCTCCTCCGGCCTGATCATCAACGGCGAAGCCGACAAGGTGGCGCCGGAAAAGGATGTGAATGGCCTTGTCGAGAAGCTGAAGACCCAGAAAGGCATCCTCATCACGCACCGCACCGTGCCTGCCGCCAACCACTTCTTCAACGGTCAGGTGGAAACGCTGATGGGCGAATGCGAGGACTATCTCGATCGCCGTCTGAACGGCGAACTGGTGCCCGAGCCGGCCGCCAAGCGCATCCGCTAAGACCAATAGCCGAACGTTAAACCTTGCGAAAAACGGCCCGGACACAACCGGGCCGACTGTACCGAAACAGATCACCCTGCGTGTTGCAATCCATATTGCAGTGCGATAGGGTCCTCGCGATCCAAACAGAAGCGAGGTCCGCAAATGACCAAGTCGTTCGGGGAAGTCCTGGATAAGTATAAGGGAATCGGTCCGGGATTTGATTTTCTTCGAATTGGGCTCGCCTTTTCTATCGTTTTGACCCATTCGTTTTTGCTGACCAGGAATGATGCCTTCATCAGAGGATCGATATTCTGGTTTGCCGAATACGCTCTTGTTCCGATGTTCTTCGCATTGAGCGGATTTCTGATCGCCGGCAGCGCCCAGCGTCTTAGCCTGCGGAACTTCCTGATCAACCGTGGCTTGCGCATCGTGCCGGCACTTGCCGTCGATATCGTCGTTTGTTCGCTGATCATCGGGCCGATCATCACGGTCGTCTATCACTCCGAATATTTTACCGATCCGCGGTTTTTCAAATACTTCCTGAACATTGTCGGCTGGATCCATTACGAGCTGCCCGGCGTCTTCCGGGATAATCCGAGCCAGCGTGTCAACGGCGCCCTTTGGACGGTTCCCTGGGAAATCTTCTGCTACATCATCATGTCGTTCCTGATGGTCACCGCCATCGTCAAGACGCGCTACAAGCTGCTCGCTGTGACGATCGGCTACATCTTCATCGGCCTGATTGTTCAGAAGATGCCATATCTGTTCCCCGGCTCGATCAAAACGTTCGCGCGCTTCCTGTTTATGAGCCGCGGCTC from Rhizobium sp. Pop5 includes these protein-coding regions:
- the gcvP gene encoding aminomethyl-transferring glycine dehydrogenase; this translates as MTTPTEFQFTDYQPYDFANRRHIGPSPTEMTDMLKVIGYKSLDGLIDATLPPAIRQKAPLAWGAPMTEREALDKLRETANKNKVLVSLIGQGYYGTITPPVIQRNILENPAWYTAYTPYQPEISQGRLEALLNYQTMICDLTGLDVANASLLDEATAAAEGMAIAERVAKSKAKAFFVDADCHPQSIALIRTRAEPLGWSVIVGNPFTDLDPVDVFGAIFQYPGTHGHVHDFTGLIARLHQAGAISVVAADILALTLLKSPGEMGADIAIGSSQRFGVPVGYGGPHAAYMAVKDAYKRSMPGRLVGVSVDARGNRAYRLSLQTREQHIRREKATSNICTAQVLLAVMASMYAVFHGPNGIKAIAQQVHQKAVLMAKGLEKLGYKVEPESFFDTITVDVGHMQGLILRAAVAEGVNLRKVGETKISMSLDERTRPATLEAVWRAFGGNFAVANFEPSYRLPKGLLRTSDYLSHPIFHMNRAESEMTRYIRRLSDRDLALDRSMIPLGSCTMKLNATAEMLPITWPEFSDIHPFVPSDQALGYREMIDDLTAKLCAVTGYDAFSMQPNSGAQGEYAGLLTIRNYHIANGQGHRDVCLIPTSAHGTNPASAQMVGMKVVVVKVRENGDIDLDDFRAKTEEHAANLSCCMITYPSTHGVFEETVKEICDLVHANGGQVYLDGANMNAMVGLSRPGDIGSDVSHLNLHKTFCIPHGGGGPGMGPIGVKAHLAPHLPGHPETDGRPGAVSAAAFGSASILPISWSYCLMMGGEGLTQATKVAILNANYIAARLKGAYDVLYKSKTGRVAHECIIDTRPLVDSAGVTVDDVAKRLIDCGFHAPTMSWPVAGTLMIEPTESETKAELDRFCDAMLAIREEARAIEEGRMDKLDNPLKNAPHTVEDLVGEWNRPYSREQACFPPGAFRVDKYWSPVNRVDNVYGDRNLICTCPPVESYAEAAE
- a CDS encoding SUF system Fe-S cluster assembly protein, encoding MSLDDSEQKIDVREGIVHSSIPADELARLSDDVISALKTVYDPEIPADIFELGLVYKIDIEDDRMVKIMMTLTAPGCPVAGEMPGWVENAVGAVEGVSGVEVAMTFDPPWTPDRMSEEAQVAVGWY
- a CDS encoding flagellar basal body rod protein FlgC; this translates as MSISGITSTALSGMRAQSTRIGAIANNVANISTPGYARLNTSLTSTEPTGVQAIVEPTASDVDPTTELTDMTEAEQSYQANAAVFETGADMWEMLMSIKRD
- a CDS encoding GH25 family lysozyme; this translates as MRPSAVPAILLAALILSGCSTSSGAEDVLTPVASSETTNAISKPNGPIPAAAVGGPAPQASPPQQAPSWTGPVPEPQALVPADRPVGMPMPTERPVAMLMPDAPDVDPDADTKSPTRSRIYSHRFRDAKPINFGRTSPRKLAVHGVDVSRWQGEIDWETLRKQGANFVYIKATDGGDHLDPMFKKNWGRAKEAGMKHGAYHFFYWCRTAGEQADWFIRNVPKEANALPPVIDVEWNGESSCKQRISRARVLEKMQVFLDKVERHYGQRPIIYTAPDFYRDNLKGELLNYPFWLRSVAAHPSKVYPGRKWLFWQYSGSGLSDGVDGKIDLNVFNGNESDWHDWVATR
- the sufA gene encoding Fe-S cluster assembly scaffold SufA — its product is MGFAVMSMTDGAAARVKAIVENSGPGAKGVRVGIKKGGCAGMEYTIDLVTEPNAKDDLIERDGAKVWVEPSAVLYLLGTEMGFEQTTLRSGFTFTNPNQTSACGCGESVELKPADLAALAAQRQSEPVHS